One part of the Cyclobacteriaceae bacterium genome encodes these proteins:
- the pgi gene encoding glucose-6-phosphate isomerase produces MLPNVNPTETQSWRNLEIHFLSMQATHMRDLFSEDPERFEKFHLQFNDILIDYSKNIILEETLQLLTSLAHEVELTASIEAMFKGLKINQTENRPVLHVALRNRSNHPVLVEGVDVMPEVNRVLEQMKEFSTALQNGSWKGYSGKAITDIVNIGIGGSDLGPYMVTEALRPYWSTITPHFVSNVDGTHIAEVLKKVNPETTLFIIASKTFTTQETMTNAESARQWFMEKTGGKGAVEKHFVAVSTNKKAVTEFGIDPANMFVFWDWVGGRYSLWSSIGLSISCTIGYDNFVKLLEGAHEMDNHFRTETFEKNIPVILGLLSIWYNNFFGAASEAILPYDQYLHRFAAYFQQGNMESNGKSIDRAGQPVNYQTGPIIWGEPGTNGQHAFYQLIHQGTKLIPCDFIAPVHTHNAVGDHHNKLLSNYFAQTEALMRGKSAEEVEVELREAGFTNDQVKFHLPYRVFDGNKPTNSILVKQITPHTLGSLIAMYEHKIFVQGGIWNIFSFDQWGVELGKALAKKILPELTSEGAIATHDASTNGLINHFKRLKSR; encoded by the coding sequence ATGCTGCCTAACGTAAACCCAACTGAAACGCAATCGTGGCGAAACCTGGAGATCCACTTTCTTTCTATGCAGGCCACGCACATGCGCGATCTGTTCAGCGAAGACCCCGAAAGGTTTGAAAAATTTCACCTCCAATTCAATGATATTCTTATTGATTACTCGAAAAATATTATTCTGGAAGAAACCCTTCAACTTTTAACCAGCCTGGCCCATGAGGTTGAGTTAACAGCTTCCATAGAAGCAATGTTTAAAGGCCTTAAGATTAATCAAACCGAAAACCGGCCTGTACTCCATGTGGCTTTACGCAACCGGTCGAATCATCCCGTGTTGGTAGAGGGTGTTGATGTAATGCCCGAAGTTAACCGGGTATTGGAACAGATGAAGGAATTCTCCACCGCTTTGCAGAATGGTTCGTGGAAAGGATACTCCGGCAAAGCCATTACCGATATTGTAAACATCGGTATCGGTGGCTCGGATCTCGGACCCTACATGGTCACGGAGGCACTTCGCCCCTATTGGTCTACCATCACACCGCATTTTGTTTCTAATGTTGACGGAACCCATATCGCGGAAGTGTTGAAAAAAGTAAACCCTGAAACAACACTTTTCATTATTGCTTCCAAAACATTTACAACACAAGAAACCATGACCAATGCCGAATCGGCCAGGCAATGGTTTATGGAGAAAACGGGGGGCAAGGGTGCGGTAGAGAAACACTTTGTTGCCGTATCGACCAATAAAAAAGCAGTAACTGAATTTGGCATTGACCCCGCCAACATGTTTGTATTTTGGGATTGGGTAGGCGGTCGCTATTCATTGTGGTCATCTATCGGGTTATCGATTTCTTGTACGATTGGTTACGACAACTTTGTTAAACTGCTGGAGGGGGCCCATGAAATGGATAATCATTTCCGCACGGAGACCTTCGAAAAAAATATCCCTGTAATACTCGGCTTGTTGAGCATATGGTACAACAATTTTTTCGGTGCCGCTTCAGAAGCTATACTTCCCTATGATCAGTACCTGCATCGCTTTGCTGCTTATTTTCAACAAGGCAACATGGAGAGTAACGGAAAATCAATCGATCGTGCAGGTCAGCCCGTTAATTACCAAACTGGGCCCATTATCTGGGGAGAGCCCGGCACAAATGGCCAGCACGCTTTTTACCAATTGATCCACCAAGGAACAAAATTAATCCCGTGCGATTTCATAGCCCCCGTACACACGCATAACGCAGTAGGCGATCACCATAATAAACTACTCTCCAATTACTTTGCACAAACAGAAGCACTCATGCGCGGAAAATCTGCTGAAGAAGTTGAAGTGGAGTTGCGTGAAGCCGGTTTTACCAACGACCAAGTTAAATTTCATTTACCCTACCGGGTGTTTGACGGAAACAAACCAACCAATAGTATTTTAGTTAAGCAAATAACACCGCACACTTTAGGTAGCCTCATTGCTATGTATGAGCATAAGATTTTTGTTCAAGGTGGTATTTGGAATATCTTCAGTTTCGACCAATGGGGTGTGGAACTTGGCAAGGCGTTGGCCAAGAAAATCCTTCCCGAATTAACATCCGAGGGAGCGATCGCCACGCATGACGCATCTACAAACGGCCTCATAAACCATTTCAAACGATTGAAATCCAGATAG
- a CDS encoding ATPase — MAKKKLFTADYEIHASIKMLYPYIQTASGLSEWFADNVTINNIDKTYNFIWDHEEHKARLASHRTNHFARFEFLPENEDDEKDPAYFELRLEFNELTQSVFLKVTDYSDFDDLQELNDLWDGLVEALRKTVGG, encoded by the coding sequence ATGGCAAAAAAGAAACTCTTCACAGCCGATTATGAGATACATGCTTCTATTAAGATGCTGTACCCTTATATCCAAACAGCCAGCGGGTTATCGGAGTGGTTTGCTGATAATGTGACCATCAACAATATTGATAAAACATATAATTTCATTTGGGATCACGAAGAACATAAAGCCCGGCTTGCTTCCCACCGAACCAATCATTTTGCCCGCTTCGAGTTTCTGCCCGAAAATGAAGATGACGAGAAAGATCCTGCGTATTTTGAACTTCGGCTCGAATTCAATGAGCTTACGCAATCTGTTTTCCTTAAAGTTACCGACTATTCCGATTTTGATGACCTGCAAGAGCTAAATGATCTTTGGGATGGATTGGTTGAGGCCCTTCGGAAAACCGTAGGCGGGTAG
- a CDS encoding LptF/LptG family permease, whose product MKKLDKLILSSFLGPFILTFLVVVFILLMQHMLKYFDDIIGKGLGFDVIGQLLFYFAVFMTPVALPLAVLLSSLMTFGALGEHFELTAIKSAGISLLRTIQPIFFFVLVLTVCAFYINNNLVPKAALEAYSLLYDIKQKKPALDLREGTFYNGIPDISIKVNHKFPDNITLKDVIIYDHRKHDGNKDVTIADSGKMYTILNERYLKLELFNGYNYTEGASAGQDVVGKSVAYGTETISRSKFAKTQVVFDLSSFGLIRTEKKWFQGNRIMRNLRELDYDLDSLNREKMNYQLSHYAAYRNFFNYFTRKDSVALPVDLLSYKNMKDSASFNAPFNSSDDPALSVTPAALQSPIIAADSLIDKTMVEHDSTTRVIEPPTLLQQKRARNPERVKQVEQQKEESKRLALAQQKKRILTDSARLAKVDSIMSLSVEKSGYTSAVNKARVVKSQLAGSISTLEFYTVDERVFRIQWHKILASSLACIAMFLIGAPLGAIIKKGGLGVPFLVSILFFIVYYLLTMTGEKWAKQGIVSVEVGVWAADVILLFIGLIFLRQARIDARLFEADFYNVVFDKVSRWLEQFRLRGKGK is encoded by the coding sequence ATGAAAAAATTAGACAAACTAATCCTGTCTTCCTTTCTGGGGCCATTCATCCTAACCTTTTTGGTGGTAGTTTTTATTCTGTTGATGCAGCACATGCTCAAATACTTTGATGACATCATCGGTAAGGGCTTGGGTTTTGATGTTATCGGTCAGTTGCTTTTTTATTTTGCCGTATTTATGACTCCCGTGGCACTGCCATTGGCTGTTTTGTTATCATCGTTAATGACATTCGGTGCGTTGGGTGAGCATTTTGAGTTAACCGCCATTAAAAGTGCCGGCATTTCTTTGTTACGTACCATTCAGCCCATTTTCTTTTTTGTGCTGGTGTTAACGGTATGTGCTTTCTACATAAACAATAACCTGGTCCCCAAGGCTGCACTCGAAGCCTACAGCTTACTCTATGATATCAAACAAAAAAAACCAGCCCTTGATTTACGAGAGGGTACCTTTTACAATGGCATCCCTGATATCAGTATAAAGGTCAACCATAAGTTTCCGGACAATATTACGTTGAAGGATGTTATCATTTACGACCATCGCAAGCACGATGGAAATAAAGACGTGACCATTGCCGACTCCGGGAAGATGTATACGATTTTAAATGAGCGTTACCTGAAATTGGAGTTGTTCAACGGTTACAACTATACAGAAGGGGCCAGTGCCGGTCAGGATGTTGTTGGCAAAAGTGTGGCTTATGGAACAGAGACTATCAGCCGTAGTAAATTCGCCAAAACACAAGTTGTTTTCGACTTATCTTCATTTGGGCTGATCCGTACCGAGAAAAAGTGGTTTCAGGGTAACCGTATTATGCGCAACCTGCGCGAGCTTGATTACGACCTGGATTCGCTCAACCGGGAAAAGATGAATTACCAGTTGAGCCACTATGCAGCGTACAGAAACTTCTTTAACTATTTTACCCGAAAAGATTCGGTGGCCTTACCGGTTGATTTACTGAGTTACAAAAATATGAAGGATTCGGCTTCGTTTAATGCTCCATTCAATTCATCTGACGATCCTGCACTTTCAGTTACACCAGCAGCCCTGCAGTCGCCTATAATTGCTGCGGATTCTTTAATTGATAAAACGATGGTGGAGCATGATTCAACAACCCGTGTGATAGAACCTCCAACACTTCTGCAACAAAAACGGGCGCGAAATCCGGAACGGGTAAAACAGGTTGAGCAGCAAAAGGAAGAATCAAAGCGGTTAGCGTTGGCGCAACAAAAGAAACGTATACTCACCGACTCAGCCCGTTTGGCTAAGGTAGATAGCATCATGTCCCTATCGGTCGAAAAAAGCGGGTACACCTCGGCTGTGAATAAAGCTCGAGTGGTAAAGTCCCAATTAGCGGGTTCTATAAGTACGCTTGAGTTCTACACCGTTGATGAGCGTGTTTTCAGGATACAATGGCATAAGATTTTGGCAAGTTCGTTGGCCTGTATTGCCATGTTCCTGATTGGTGCACCCTTGGGGGCCATAATAAAAAAGGGTGGTTTAGGGGTCCCGTTCCTGGTCTCTATCCTGTTTTTTATTGTGTATTACCTGCTTACCATGACTGGTGAAAAGTGGGCCAAACAGGGCATCGTTAGCGTAGAAGTTGGGGTATGGGCTGCTGATGTGATCCTGCTGTTTATCGGGCTGATATTTTTGCGGCAAGCACGGATTGATGCCCGCCTTTTTGAAGCTGATTTTTACAATGTTGTTTTCGATAAGGTTTCACGATGGCTTGAGCAATTTAGGTTGCGGGGAAAAGGAAAATGA